A window of Longispora fulva contains these coding sequences:
- a CDS encoding YciI family protein, with product MYIVTLTYTAPLTEIDARLDEHNGWLEHHYAAGLLVGSGRRIPREGGVIVVRDAARDVLDAALAEEPFLRDAVATAQVVEFTPSRGPLVELA from the coding sequence ATGTACATCGTGACGCTCACCTACACCGCCCCGCTCACCGAGATCGACGCCCGACTCGACGAACACAACGGCTGGCTGGAGCACCACTACGCCGCAGGCCTGCTGGTCGGATCCGGACGGCGGATCCCGCGCGAGGGCGGCGTCATCGTGGTCCGCGACGCGGCCCGGGACGTGCTGGACGCGGCCCTGGCCGAGGAGCCGTTCCTCCGCGACGCGGTGGCGACGGCGCAGGTCGTGGAGTTCACACCGTCCCGCGGGCCACTCGTCGAACTCGCCTGA